The Natronoglycomyces albus genome has a segment encoding these proteins:
- the nuoK gene encoding NADH-quinone oxidoreductase subunit NuoK yields MHPLIGYVLASALFAIGVYGILTRRNAILQLAAVEIMLAAVHITLVTADVSHGAHTGQSFAMFIVVIAAAEVGVGLALVLRLWRARSSIDTDHLPQESGVRMTTERAQNVPPSATTQAGD; encoded by the coding sequence GTGCATCCACTAATCGGATATGTGCTGGCCTCGGCCCTGTTCGCCATCGGCGTGTACGGGATCTTGACAAGGCGAAACGCGATTTTGCAGTTGGCGGCCGTGGAGATCATGTTGGCGGCTGTGCACATCACTTTGGTGACCGCCGATGTCTCGCATGGCGCGCACACGGGGCAAAGCTTCGCCATGTTCATCGTGGTGATCGCCGCCGCTGAGGTCGGGGTCGGTTTGGCGCTGGTTTTGCGGCTGTGGCGGGCCCGGTCCTCGATCGATACCGACCATCTACCGCAGGAATCGGGCGTGCGGATGACCACCGAGCGAGCCCAAAACGTGCCGCCGAGCGCCACGACGCAGGCGGGTGATTGA
- the htpX gene encoding zinc metalloprotease HtpX, whose protein sequence is MRNGLKTAVLLGALSGIVIGIGALLGGTTGVIIAAVLALGINGYAYYNSDKLAIKAMQAREVTEYQAPELYAMVRELSHKANQPMPRLYIAPTQQPNAFATGRNPQNAAVAVTEGILRILSPRELRGVIGHELSHVYNRDILISSVAGALASMITSLTYILYFRGAMGRGGGNPLVILALMLLAPMAAGIIRMGVSRSREYQADKSGAELTGDPMALASALKKIERGVDQVPMRADSPAASEAHLMISNPLRGGGMANLFRTHPPTEDRVQRLQAMSRGIR, encoded by the coding sequence ATGCGAAACGGCTTGAAGACGGCAGTCCTCCTCGGAGCGCTGTCCGGAATCGTGATTGGAATCGGGGCCCTGCTGGGCGGGACCACCGGTGTCATCATCGCCGCCGTGCTGGCGTTGGGGATTAACGGCTACGCCTATTACAACTCCGACAAGCTGGCCATCAAGGCGATGCAGGCCCGCGAGGTCACCGAGTATCAGGCCCCGGAACTGTACGCTATGGTGCGCGAACTGTCGCATAAGGCCAACCAGCCGATGCCGAGGCTCTATATCGCGCCCACTCAACAACCGAACGCCTTCGCCACCGGACGCAACCCGCAAAACGCGGCCGTCGCGGTCACCGAAGGTATTCTGCGCATCCTCAGCCCCCGCGAACTGCGGGGCGTCATTGGACACGAACTGTCCCACGTCTACAACCGCGACATCCTCATCTCCTCGGTGGCCGGAGCCCTGGCCAGCATGATCACCTCGCTGACGTACATCCTGTACTTCCGGGGCGCGATGGGACGCGGCGGTGGCAATCCGCTGGTCATCCTGGCTTTGATGCTGCTGGCCCCAATGGCGGCGGGCATCATCCGCATGGGTGTCAGCCGTAGCCGCGAATACCAGGCCGATAAATCGGGGGCCGAGCTGACCGGCGACCCGATGGCCTTGGCTAGCGCGCTAAAGAAGATCGAGCGGGGCGTGGACCAGGTCCCCATGCGCGCTGACTCTCCGGCAGCCTCGGAGGCGCATCTGATGATTTCGAACCCGTTGCGGGGTGGCGGGATGGCGAACCTGTTTCGTACCCACCCGCCGACCGAAGATCGGGTGCAGCGCTTGCAGGCTATGTCGCGGGGTATCCGCTAA
- the mqnP gene encoding menaquinone biosynthesis prenyltransferase MqnP, with translation MSSAPTSPESIDPGLARRRNPISAFLKMVAIEHSVFALPFAYLATLTAMRLHPAADGSWMRWDVLVLVTVAMVAGRTLAMAANRIIDRHIDARNPRTAQRELVTGAVSLPTAYVGCAVSLVFFVGSAALLNPLCLVLSPLAVAPLIVYPYAKRFTDFPHAVLGLAQMVAPVGAWLAVTGTFAGSGPAIVLGLAVGLWIGAFDLIYACQDVEFDRSSGVRSTPARFGVATALRASSASHALTWALLVWFGLWASFGALWWIGLAIVAVALIWEHRLVKPHDLSKVNRAFFTANGFVAMALFAFAALDLLFR, from the coding sequence GTGAGTTCCGCCCCCACCTCCCCGGAGAGCATTGACCCCGGCCTCGCGCGCCGCCGCAATCCGATCTCGGCGTTCTTGAAGATGGTCGCGATCGAGCATTCGGTGTTCGCGCTGCCGTTTGCCTACTTGGCCACGTTGACCGCGATGCGGTTGCATCCGGCTGCGGATGGCTCATGGATGCGCTGGGATGTGTTGGTGTTGGTCACGGTCGCGATGGTGGCCGGGCGGACCTTGGCGATGGCGGCGAACCGGATCATCGACCGGCACATTGACGCTCGCAATCCCCGGACGGCGCAGCGGGAGCTGGTCACGGGCGCGGTGTCATTGCCCACCGCCTATGTCGGCTGCGCGGTGAGCCTGGTGTTCTTTGTGGGTTCGGCGGCGCTGTTGAACCCGTTGTGCCTGGTGTTGAGCCCATTGGCGGTAGCCCCGCTGATCGTCTACCCGTACGCCAAGCGGTTTACCGACTTCCCGCACGCGGTGTTGGGTCTGGCGCAGATGGTCGCCCCGGTGGGCGCGTGGCTGGCCGTCACCGGCACGTTCGCCGGTTCGGGCCCTGCCATCGTGTTGGGGCTGGCTGTGGGCCTGTGGATCGGGGCGTTCGACCTGATTTACGCCTGCCAGGATGTCGAGTTTGACCGCTCTTCGGGGGTGCGTTCGACTCCGGCGCGTTTCGGGGTGGCCACGGCGTTGCGTGCTTCATCCGCATCTCACGCCCTGACCTGGGCTCTGTTGGTGTGGTTTGGGTTGTGGGCCTCGTTCGGCGCGCTGTGGTGGATCGGTTTGGCCATCGTGGCGGTGGCGCTGATTTGGGAGCACCGACTCGTCAAGCCGCACGACTTGTCGAAGGTGAATCGGGCGTTTTTCACCGCCAATGGCTTCGTGGCGATGGCTTTGTTCGCCTTCGCGGCCCTGGATTTGCTGTTTCGTTAA
- a CDS encoding complex I subunit 4 family protein, whose translation MVLGSLALIAVVALPTAGALLVWLVRHRRWAAQLATGIAVLSLVAVAVLPFDRAEGSAGRWWHEVSYPWAPSAHLDFALGVDGISWPLVALTALLTFLCCVHTVANPMHRPGALAAGLLAVQAAVSTVFLADNLVLFFIAFEAVLLPMWAIIYWWGGKGSRHAAAKFAVFTLSGSLLMATGLFLVVFDTGTAGLSDIIAAGGISPELSLAAFALLAIGFAVKAPLWPFHSWLPDAHTAAPTVGSVILAGVLLKLGTYGLIRVAFGTAPDGAAQAAPVLATLASLGIVVAALVCLAQTELKRLIAYSSVGHMGFVVLALATGTLSGMYAALYANIAHGLITGLLFFMVGGIKARTDTGILSQLGGLRIVAPSVAGLLGFGTLASLGLPGLAGFWGEAFTVYATASLGGMWLIAAVVAAVGALLTVAYFLRLLKQVVYGQPAPAVRAIVDTNLRKSELAIWSPLVLLTLLLGLAPWLMLDMFADGIGWGAF comes from the coding sequence GTGGTCCTAGGTTCGCTGGCGTTGATCGCTGTGGTGGCACTGCCGACGGCGGGGGCGCTTCTTGTGTGGCTGGTGCGGCATCGCCGTTGGGCCGCGCAGTTGGCCACTGGTATTGCGGTGCTGTCGCTGGTGGCGGTCGCGGTATTGCCTTTTGATCGCGCTGAGGGTAGCGCTGGCCGCTGGTGGCATGAAGTGTCGTATCCGTGGGCTCCCAGCGCGCATTTGGATTTCGCGTTGGGCGTCGACGGGATCTCCTGGCCACTGGTGGCGTTGACCGCGTTGTTGACCTTCCTGTGCTGCGTGCATACGGTCGCCAACCCGATGCACCGGCCCGGTGCGCTGGCCGCTGGGTTGTTGGCGGTGCAAGCGGCGGTGTCGACGGTGTTCTTGGCCGACAATCTGGTGCTGTTCTTTATCGCCTTCGAGGCGGTGCTGCTGCCGATGTGGGCGATCATCTATTGGTGGGGCGGTAAAGGTTCCCGGCACGCGGCCGCTAAGTTCGCCGTGTTCACGCTGTCGGGTTCACTTTTGATGGCGACGGGCCTGTTTCTGGTGGTGTTCGACACCGGCACCGCTGGTTTGAGCGACATTATCGCCGCTGGCGGGATTTCCCCGGAACTGTCGCTGGCGGCATTCGCTTTGCTGGCGATCGGCTTCGCCGTGAAGGCACCACTGTGGCCGTTCCATTCGTGGCTACCCGACGCGCACACCGCCGCCCCCACGGTCGGTTCGGTGATTCTGGCCGGGGTGCTGCTCAAACTGGGCACGTACGGGCTGATCCGGGTCGCTTTCGGCACGGCTCCCGATGGGGCGGCGCAGGCTGCGCCAGTATTGGCGACATTGGCCTCACTGGGCATTGTCGTCGCCGCGCTGGTGTGTCTGGCGCAGACGGAACTGAAGCGACTGATCGCCTACTCTTCGGTGGGACACATGGGTTTTGTGGTGCTGGCGTTGGCCACGGGCACGCTCTCGGGCATGTACGCGGCGCTGTATGCCAACATCGCGCACGGGTTGATCACGGGACTGCTGTTCTTTATGGTCGGCGGCATCAAGGCCCGCACGGACACCGGAATCCTCTCCCAGCTGGGTGGGCTGCGTATCGTTGCGCCGTCGGTGGCGGGACTGTTGGGTTTTGGGACGTTGGCGTCGCTGGGGCTGCCGGGCCTGGCCGGTTTCTGGGGCGAGGCGTTCACCGTCTACGCCACCGCGTCACTGGGTGGGATGTGGTTGATCGCCGCCGTTGTCGCGGCGGTGGGAGCCCTGTTGACGGTGGCGTACTTCTTGCGGCTACTCAAACAGGTCGTCTACGGCCAACCGGCCCCGGCGGTGAGGGCCATCGTGGACACGAATTTGCGTAAGTCCGAGCTGGCGATCTGGTCGCCCCTGGTGCTCTTGACCCTGCTGCTGGGTCTAGCCCCGTGGCTCATGCTCGACATGTTCGCCGACGGCATCGGCTGGGGGGCGTTCTAG
- a CDS encoding NADH-quinone oxidoreductase subunit N, with protein MEAQAINHLALLPAYIAAATAVLVLVLDLLWSNRRALSALAALGVAATGAAAIWLGAAAEGLDGLVSFPVAGHFTFVLDRPAIAAVVVFAALTLLTVALSARFLATAPLGSEGERPFDPAAESKPVGEYLFLLMASFTGAVVLASSRDLITIIIAVETVTLPLYILVSLRGDRASTEAGVTYLIASVTTGATALMGAAILYAAAGTVHLSALDLSEAHPALVAAGVALLIGGLAFKIAAAPLHAWAPLVYDRAPLPVVTYLASASKLAGAVAIIWITYFGLASAPLTVGTILVALSLTSILVGNLGALSQRRTVRLFAWSSVAHAGYLLAPLAALVTLTGRADPALAAAAAFAYAVFFVLMEATALTVLTAIRGDNDGGFIRDLSGLWHQRPGSAALLAVAVAGLAGLPPGMAGLFAKVAILQWLAGASVGLAIAVIVGTAIGLVYYLRLLRTILIGAPSNYQAHGPTLAVAVVAGIMLLAIGFLPELVLSWAQFG; from the coding sequence ATGGAAGCACAAGCGATCAATCACCTGGCGCTGCTACCGGCCTACATCGCGGCCGCCACGGCGGTGTTGGTGCTGGTGTTGGACCTGCTGTGGAGTAACCGGCGGGCCCTATCGGCCCTGGCGGCCCTGGGGGTCGCCGCGACGGGAGCCGCGGCCATCTGGTTGGGCGCGGCCGCCGAGGGGCTCGATGGTCTGGTCAGTTTCCCCGTGGCCGGACACTTCACGTTCGTCCTGGACCGGCCCGCCATCGCCGCGGTGGTCGTGTTCGCGGCGCTAACCTTGCTGACCGTCGCGCTGTCGGCCCGCTTCCTGGCCACAGCCCCTCTTGGAAGCGAAGGTGAGAGACCGTTCGATCCGGCGGCGGAGTCGAAGCCGGTGGGCGAGTATCTTTTCTTGCTCATGGCCTCCTTCACCGGGGCGGTGGTGCTGGCCTCCAGCCGCGACCTGATCACGATCATCATCGCCGTGGAGACGGTGACATTGCCGCTGTACATCCTGGTGAGCCTGCGCGGTGACCGAGCCTCCACCGAGGCGGGCGTGACATATTTGATCGCCTCGGTCACCACCGGCGCCACCGCGCTCATGGGTGCGGCGATCCTCTACGCGGCCGCCGGGACTGTTCACCTCAGCGCGCTGGATCTCTCCGAGGCCCATCCGGCGCTGGTCGCGGCCGGAGTCGCGCTCCTCATTGGCGGATTGGCGTTCAAAATCGCCGCCGCTCCCCTGCACGCTTGGGCTCCACTGGTCTATGACCGCGCCCCCCTACCGGTGGTCACCTACCTGGCCAGCGCATCGAAGCTGGCCGGAGCGGTCGCGATCATCTGGATCACCTATTTTGGCCTCGCCAGCGCGCCGCTGACGGTGGGGACGATTCTGGTCGCGTTGTCGCTGACATCCATTCTCGTTGGCAACCTGGGAGCGCTCTCCCAGCGGCGTACGGTACGTCTCTTTGCCTGGTCCTCGGTCGCGCACGCGGGCTATCTGTTGGCTCCATTGGCCGCGCTGGTGACACTCACCGGGCGTGCTGATCCGGCGCTGGCGGCGGCGGCCGCATTCGCCTACGCGGTGTTCTTCGTGCTTATGGAGGCGACCGCTTTGACGGTCCTGACTGCCATTCGCGGTGATAACGATGGCGGGTTCATCCGGGACTTGAGCGGGTTGTGGCATCAGCGGCCCGGCTCCGCGGCTCTCCTGGCGGTGGCCGTCGCGGGTCTGGCGGGGCTGCCGCCTGGCATGGCGGGGCTGTTCGCGAAGGTCGCCATCTTGCAATGGTTGGCCGGGGCTTCGGTGGGGCTGGCCATCGCCGTCATCGTTGGCACCGCCATCGGTCTGGTCTACTATCTGCGGCTGTTGCGTACGATCCTCATCGGTGCGCCCAGTAACTACCAGGCGCACGGCCCCACCCTGGCGGTGGCGGTGGTGGCGGGAATCATGCTCCTGGCCATCGGCTTCCTTCCCGAGCTCGTCTTGAGCTGGGCCCAGTTCGGCTGA
- a CDS encoding NADH-quinone oxidoreductase subunit L translates to MQVETLAWIMIAAPSAAGLLGLLCKGPQTRLSLALALAGTGLATVAAAVIALAGTSLATTYRLADFGDVTVTASMAMSPVTAAVALAAAGVATLVQLYSVTYMRDDERYGPYAAQISLFCAAMLLVVAADDLVMLLVGWEIMGACSYLLIAHNPRLRTAPGAATKAFLVTRFADVGFILGVMLLGSAAGSFRISDIVAADLSPTLVTWSLMLILLGCVGKSAQFPLHTWLPDAMAGPTPISALIHAATMVAAGAYVLVRLLPVWHTQALLVIAIVAALSMLMAATFALAANDLKRILAWSTVSQVGFMFAAVAVASADAALFHLLTHAAFKALLFLTAGVIIAQTTAGGDIRRTRLSRQEHPLPFWAMTIGLAALIGLPPFSGFWSKETVLGAAYEQATAAGIVVFWAGMVASALTAAYAIRLWLWLFARPVRPDAARSEGTSAPESKATEAQPVQEQTRMGPQRVQPLLAAALYVLLVPTATLGVAYFAGPFTALPSFHLDVMTLLLVSAFIGAIATIDRWRRTQKILLRDRVPGGWRAIPFSEGFYLDRAQKSAARTVARAASAAAVAVETRLVDGAVSGAESTTENVSRHVSMAHRGGLVTYLRIGVAGTLLVAIAAIGVSLWS, encoded by the coding sequence GTGCAAGTGGAAACTCTCGCCTGGATCATGATCGCCGCCCCCAGTGCCGCCGGGCTGCTGGGGCTGCTGTGCAAGGGCCCACAAACGAGGCTTTCGTTGGCGCTGGCCTTGGCCGGGACGGGCCTCGCAACGGTCGCCGCCGCCGTCATCGCGCTGGCCGGGACGTCACTGGCCACCACTTATCGCCTCGCTGACTTCGGGGATGTCACCGTCACCGCGTCGATGGCGATGTCCCCTGTCACCGCCGCGGTCGCCTTGGCCGCGGCCGGGGTGGCCACCTTGGTGCAGCTGTACTCGGTGACGTACATGCGTGACGATGAACGCTATGGCCCCTACGCGGCCCAGATCAGTTTGTTCTGCGCGGCGATGCTGCTGGTCGTGGCCGCTGACGACTTGGTGATGCTACTGGTGGGCTGGGAGATCATGGGCGCGTGCTCCTATCTCCTCATCGCCCATAACCCGCGTTTGCGCACCGCGCCGGGCGCGGCGACCAAGGCGTTCCTGGTGACACGGTTCGCCGATGTCGGTTTCATCCTTGGCGTCATGCTGTTGGGTTCGGCTGCCGGGAGCTTCCGTATCTCCGATATTGTGGCGGCCGACCTCTCCCCCACACTCGTCACCTGGTCACTGATGTTGATCTTGCTGGGCTGTGTCGGAAAGAGCGCCCAATTCCCGCTGCATACGTGGCTGCCCGACGCGATGGCCGGGCCGACCCCAATCTCAGCGCTCATCCACGCGGCGACGATGGTCGCCGCCGGAGCGTACGTATTGGTACGGCTGCTTCCGGTGTGGCACACCCAGGCGCTGCTGGTGATCGCCATTGTGGCAGCGCTGTCGATGCTGATGGCGGCAACGTTCGCGTTGGCCGCCAATGACCTCAAACGCATCCTCGCCTGGTCAACGGTCAGCCAGGTCGGGTTCATGTTCGCCGCCGTGGCGGTCGCCTCCGCCGATGCCGCGCTGTTTCACCTGCTCACACACGCTGCCTTTAAGGCGCTGCTGTTCCTCACCGCCGGGGTCATCATCGCCCAGACCACCGCGGGCGGGGACATTCGCCGCACTCGCCTGTCCAGGCAGGAACATCCGTTGCCGTTCTGGGCCATGACCATCGGGCTGGCCGCGCTCATCGGCCTACCGCCATTCAGCGGCTTCTGGAGCAAGGAAACCGTCCTCGGCGCGGCCTACGAGCAGGCCACAGCCGCCGGAATCGTCGTCTTTTGGGCCGGGATGGTCGCCAGCGCGCTGACCGCCGCTTACGCGATCCGGCTGTGGCTGTGGCTGTTCGCGCGGCCGGTGCGTCCCGATGCGGCCCGCAGCGAGGGCACCTCAGCGCCAGAGTCGAAGGCCACCGAGGCGCAGCCGGTCCAGGAGCAGACGCGGATGGGGCCCCAGAGGGTGCAACCGCTCTTGGCTGCGGCGCTGTATGTGCTGTTGGTGCCAACGGCGACGTTGGGCGTTGCCTACTTCGCCGGGCCGTTCACGGCTTTGCCGTCGTTCCACTTGGACGTGATGACGTTGCTGTTGGTCTCGGCGTTCATTGGTGCGATCGCGACCATCGACCGTTGGCGCCGGACGCAAAAGATCCTCTTGCGCGACAGGGTTCCCGGCGGGTGGCGGGCTATCCCGTTTAGTGAAGGGTTCTATCTGGACCGGGCGCAGAAGTCGGCCGCGCGTACTGTGGCCCGCGCCGCCAGCGCCGCGGCCGTGGCCGTGGAGACGCGCTTGGTCGACGGGGCGGTCAGTGGAGCCGAATCGACCACGGAAAACGTCTCGCGGCACGTCAGCATGGCGCATCGGGGCGGGTTGGTGACGTATTTGCGCATCGGAGTCGCTGGGACGTTGCTGGTGGCCATCGCGGCGATAGGGGTGAGCTTGTGGTCCTAG
- a CDS encoding menaquinone biosynthesis decarboxylase, which translates to MAAKFPFEDLKDFLSALEAAGELKRVSASVDPTLEIAEITDRVVKDGGPALLFENPTRGDMPIAMNLFGTEKRMAMALGVEHLDEVGDRIGELARPEMPVGWSGIREGLGKIMQLKSLPPKKVKSAPCQQVVLTGDEVDLNKLPGLQVWPGDGGIFHNFGLTHTKDPATGKRNLGLYRLQQHDSRTLGLHWQIHKNSTQHYAQAEKRGERLPIAIAIGADPITAYAASAPLPSDIDEYLFAGFLRGQRVEMVDCVSVPLQVPANAQVILEGWVEPGERMPEGPFGDHTGFYTPVEDFPVMHIETMTMQKNPVYHSIVTSIPPQEDHGLGKATERIFKPLLQILIPDIVDYSMPPAGVFHNCVIVSIDKKYPKHAQKVMNAIWGAHMMSLTKLIVVVDSDCDVHNYSEVAWRALGNVDYSHDLLLTEGPVDHLDHASYHQFWGGKAGIDATAKLPSEGYTRGWPEMMKMSSAVKAHVDQRWEEYGL; encoded by the coding sequence GTGGCTGCAAAGTTTCCTTTTGAAGACCTGAAAGACTTCCTCAGCGCCCTGGAGGCTGCGGGGGAGCTCAAACGCGTGTCAGCCTCGGTTGATCCCACCTTGGAGATCGCCGAAATCACCGACCGGGTGGTCAAGGACGGCGGCCCAGCCCTGCTGTTCGAAAACCCGACGCGCGGTGACATGCCCATCGCCATGAACCTGTTCGGCACCGAGAAGCGTATGGCAATGGCGCTGGGTGTGGAGCACCTGGACGAGGTCGGGGACCGCATCGGAGAACTGGCCCGACCCGAAATGCCCGTCGGTTGGTCTGGCATCCGGGAAGGGCTGGGCAAGATCATGCAGCTGAAGTCGCTGCCACCGAAGAAGGTCAAGTCCGCCCCCTGTCAACAAGTGGTGCTCACCGGCGATGAGGTGGACCTCAACAAGCTGCCCGGCCTACAGGTGTGGCCCGGAGACGGCGGCATCTTCCACAACTTCGGCCTCACCCACACCAAGGACCCGGCCACCGGCAAACGCAACCTGGGACTGTATCGCCTCCAACAGCACGACAGCCGGACCCTGGGCCTCCATTGGCAGATCCACAAGAACTCCACCCAGCACTACGCGCAGGCGGAAAAACGCGGAGAGCGTCTACCCATCGCCATTGCCATCGGGGCGGATCCCATCACCGCCTACGCCGCTTCGGCGCCACTGCCCAGCGACATCGACGAATACCTGTTCGCCGGGTTTCTGCGCGGCCAGCGCGTCGAGATGGTCGACTGCGTGAGCGTTCCCTTGCAGGTGCCGGCGAATGCGCAGGTCATCTTGGAGGGTTGGGTCGAACCGGGCGAGCGGATGCCCGAGGGGCCCTTCGGCGACCACACGGGTTTCTACACTCCGGTGGAGGACTTCCCGGTGATGCATATCGAGACGATGACCATGCAGAAGAACCCGGTGTATCACTCGATCGTGACCTCGATTCCGCCGCAGGAGGATCATGGCCTCGGTAAGGCCACGGAACGGATCTTCAAGCCGCTGTTGCAAATCCTGATCCCCGACATCGTGGACTATTCGATGCCGCCTGCGGGGGTGTTCCACAACTGCGTGATCGTGTCGATCGACAAGAAATACCCCAAGCACGCGCAGAAGGTGATGAACGCGATCTGGGGCGCTCATATGATGAGCTTGACGAAATTGATCGTGGTGGTGGACTCCGATTGCGACGTGCACAATTACTCGGAGGTCGCGTGGCGGGCGCTGGGCAATGTGGACTATTCGCATGACCTGTTGTTGACGGAGGGTCCGGTGGATCATCTGGACCACGCCTCGTACCACCAGTTCTGGGGCGGTAAGGCCGGAATCGACGCGACGGCCAAGTTGCCCTCGGAGGGGTACACGCGCGGCTGGCCGGAAATGATGAAGATGTCCTCGGCTGTGAAGGCCCATGTCGACCAACGTTGGGAAGAGTACGGCTTGTGA
- a CDS encoding UbiX family flavin prenyltransferase yields MRKPSARPPRKPWVVGVSGASGSPYAKAVITALLEAGESVDLIVSRAARLTLLDETGFTIRDAHWQIDVEKWLEREVDPEQVRYWQVTDFAAGPSSGSYPVKGMLVVPATSAACAGIARGLSKDLLQRAADVNLKEQRPVVIVSRETPLSRSHLVNQVDLHDAGALILPATPGFYAGARDVQQLVDFVAGRILDAIDVPHTLYQRWEGELGAARKPD; encoded by the coding sequence ATGCGTAAGCCATCAGCGCGACCCCCTCGTAAGCCCTGGGTAGTCGGCGTCTCGGGTGCCTCCGGATCTCCGTATGCGAAGGCTGTCATCACCGCCTTGCTGGAGGCGGGCGAATCGGTGGATCTCATCGTGTCCCGGGCCGCCCGACTCACGTTGCTCGACGAGACCGGGTTCACCATCCGCGATGCCCATTGGCAAATTGACGTGGAGAAATGGCTGGAACGTGAGGTCGACCCAGAGCAAGTGCGCTACTGGCAGGTGACCGATTTCGCCGCCGGTCCATCGTCGGGTTCCTATCCGGTAAAGGGCATGTTGGTCGTCCCGGCGACCTCGGCGGCCTGTGCCGGGATCGCCCGGGGTCTCAGCAAGGACCTCCTGCAACGGGCGGCCGATGTGAACCTCAAGGAACAACGCCCGGTCGTCATCGTCTCTCGTGAGACTCCGTTGTCGCGCTCTCACCTGGTCAACCAGGTGGACTTGCACGACGCTGGGGCGCTGATCTTGCCCGCCACTCCAGGCTTTTACGCGGGGGCACGCGATGTGCAGCAGCTGGTTGACTTCGTGGCGGGGCGGATCTTGGACGCGATCGACGTGCCGCATACGCTCTATCAACGCTGGGAAGGCGAACTGGGCGCCGCTCGCAAGCCCGATTGA